From Caulobacter segnis, a single genomic window includes:
- a CDS encoding energy transducer TonB family protein — protein sequence MTPIAILMAGRRVGLRQALLSKSVAFVSSCGIVAAQLALVTFEAPAPPPAPAPPDIVVSLVPVDLIRPEPAPRPIVRQVVEPGKKPAVTETTSKAAAKSSAIGTLASAAPVVPAAAPIQGPSPAPTSAAPAPIQTAAVAEPPPRADDALQRYQDLVWRMIMARRPPTAHLRGGAQIAFHLMPNGAPCDLRIARTSGDPMLDRLAIATVQRAGPFPTPPAGLRPDTEFEIWFQFR from the coding sequence ATGACCCCGATCGCCATCCTCATGGCCGGGCGGCGCGTCGGGCTCCGTCAGGCCTTGCTGTCCAAGAGCGTCGCCTTCGTCTCGTCATGCGGCATCGTCGCCGCGCAACTGGCGCTCGTGACCTTCGAGGCGCCGGCCCCGCCGCCGGCGCCCGCGCCGCCCGACATCGTCGTCAGCCTGGTGCCAGTCGACCTGATCCGTCCGGAACCGGCGCCGCGGCCGATCGTCCGCCAGGTGGTCGAGCCCGGAAAGAAGCCTGCCGTCACCGAGACGACCAGCAAGGCGGCCGCAAAGTCCAGCGCGATCGGGACGCTCGCCTCGGCCGCGCCCGTGGTCCCGGCCGCCGCGCCGATCCAGGGCCCCTCGCCCGCGCCGACCTCGGCCGCGCCGGCGCCGATCCAGACGGCGGCGGTCGCCGAACCGCCGCCCCGGGCCGATGACGCCCTGCAACGCTACCAGGACCTGGTGTGGCGGATGATCATGGCGCGGCGTCCGCCAACCGCGCACCTGCGTGGCGGCGCCCAGATCGCCTTCCACCTGATGCCGAACGGCGCGCCGTGCGACCTGCGCATCGCCCGCACCAGCGGCGACCCGATGCTGGACCGCCTGGCCATCGCCACGGTGCAGCGCGCCGGACCTTTCCCGACGCCGCCAGCCGGCCTGCGACCGGACACCGAGTTCGAGATCTGGTTCCAGTTCCGATAG
- the kdpA gene encoding potassium-transporting ATPase subunit KdpA has product MTWQGWAEIALTLSLAVAIGWPLGVFMSRVWNGERTFLDPVMRPVERLFYAACGVDPNKSQSWHGYALALLAFNVVGFFFVYAVLRLQGVLPLNPQGFPGLSGHLSFNTAISFVTNTNWQSYAGESTMSTLSQMLVLTVQNFVSAATGATVAAALARAFVANRGEGVGNFWADLIRTTLYVLLPLSFVVAILLVALGLPQTLSAGVTAHTLEGAEQKISLYAVASQEAIKMLGINGGGVFNANSAHPFENPTPLTNLITAISINTLGWAAFFAFGRMVLAKRDVRALVIAAFVLLFAGAAGVYATETQPAPAQVAAKVDASVNMEGKEVRFGAPATAAWVAATTGASNGSVNGMHSSLMPLGGGIAMFLMQLGEILPGGIGSGVAIMVVMALLSVFVAGLMVGRTPEYLGKKIEAREIQFSILAVVIIPLSMLGFSAFAAVLPEALKGLMHSGPHGLSEILYAYVSGTANNGSAFAGLTANAPWWDVTLGVAMALGRFLPIMAVLAIAGALVAKPKLAPTAGTLPTDGGLFIGLLIGVILILGGLQFFPAMALGPIVEHFQALGAVAALR; this is encoded by the coding sequence ATGACCTGGCAAGGATGGGCGGAGATCGCCCTGACCCTGAGCCTGGCGGTCGCCATCGGCTGGCCGCTGGGCGTTTTCATGTCGCGCGTCTGGAATGGCGAGCGAACCTTTCTCGATCCGGTCATGCGACCGGTCGAGCGCCTGTTCTACGCCGCCTGCGGCGTCGACCCGAACAAGAGCCAGAGCTGGCACGGCTACGCCCTGGCGCTGCTGGCCTTCAACGTGGTCGGCTTCTTCTTCGTCTACGCGGTGCTGCGCCTGCAGGGCGTGTTGCCGCTGAACCCGCAAGGCTTCCCGGGCCTGTCGGGCCACCTGTCGTTCAACACCGCGATCAGCTTCGTCACCAACACCAACTGGCAGAGCTATGCCGGCGAGAGCACCATGTCGACGCTCAGCCAGATGCTGGTGCTGACGGTGCAAAACTTCGTCTCGGCCGCCACCGGCGCGACCGTGGCCGCGGCCCTGGCCCGCGCATTCGTCGCCAATCGCGGCGAGGGCGTCGGCAACTTCTGGGCCGACCTGATCCGCACGACGCTGTACGTGCTGCTGCCGCTGTCCTTCGTGGTGGCGATCCTGCTGGTCGCCTTGGGCCTGCCCCAGACCCTGTCGGCGGGCGTCACCGCCCACACGCTTGAAGGCGCCGAGCAGAAGATCTCGCTCTACGCCGTCGCCTCGCAGGAGGCGATCAAGATGCTGGGCATCAACGGCGGCGGCGTCTTCAACGCCAACTCGGCCCATCCTTTCGAGAACCCGACGCCGCTGACCAACCTGATCACGGCGATCTCGATCAACACCCTGGGCTGGGCCGCGTTCTTCGCCTTCGGCCGCATGGTGCTGGCCAAAAGGGACGTCCGCGCCCTGGTCATCGCGGCCTTCGTGCTGCTGTTCGCCGGCGCGGCAGGCGTCTATGCCACCGAAACTCAACCCGCTCCGGCTCAGGTCGCCGCCAAGGTCGACGCGTCGGTCAACATGGAGGGCAAGGAGGTCCGCTTCGGCGCGCCTGCCACGGCCGCCTGGGTCGCCGCCACGACCGGCGCCTCGAACGGCTCGGTCAACGGCATGCACTCCAGCCTGATGCCCCTGGGCGGCGGCATCGCCATGTTCCTGATGCAGCTGGGCGAGATCCTGCCCGGCGGCATCGGCTCGGGCGTCGCGATCATGGTGGTCATGGCCCTGCTGTCGGTATTCGTCGCCGGCCTGATGGTCGGCCGGACGCCGGAATATCTCGGGAAGAAGATCGAAGCCCGCGAGATCCAGTTCTCGATCCTGGCCGTGGTCATCATTCCGCTGTCGATGCTGGGCTTCTCGGCCTTCGCCGCCGTCCTGCCCGAAGCGCTGAAGGGGCTGATGCACAGCGGGCCTCACGGCCTGTCGGAGATCCTCTACGCCTATGTCTCCGGTACGGCCAACAACGGCTCGGCCTTCGCCGGCCTGACCGCCAATGCGCCCTGGTGGGACGTTACTCTTGGTGTCGCCATGGCCCTGGGCCGGTTCCTGCCGATCATGGCCGTGCTGGCCATCGCCGGCGCCCTGGTCGCCAAGCCCAAGCTCGCCCCGACTGCCGGCACCCTGCCGACCGACGGTGGCCTGTTCATCGGCCTCCTGATCGGGGTGATCCTGATCCTGGGCGGCCTGCAATTCTTCCCCGCGATGGCGCTGGGACCGATCGTCGAGCACTTCCAGGCGCTCGGCGCGGTCGCGGCCCTCCGCTGA
- a CDS encoding sensor histidine kinase: MPADERSSQKEPGRPDPEALLAAANKARRGRLKVFLGMAPGVGKTYEMLRAARRRKAEGVDVLIGVVETHGRRETESLLRGMEVLPRKPIEHRGRVQMEFDIDAALARKPRILLVDEYAHSNAVGSRHPKRWQDVEELLAAGVDVWTTLNVQHLESLVDVVQRITGVRQRETVPDSALSRADAIELVDITPEELRERMAAGKVYVPETARLAADNFFKVENLTALRELALRRAAQTVDDQLVAAMREKGVEGPWAAGERILVLVSGDAMAGSLVRAGRRLSDMMMDAPWIVAHVERTDRPAAGEGSAARLGEAYRLAEQLGGTTVALTGGDIVATVMAYARRHNVTQIVIGKTVESRWRELLGRSLATALLREARGVAVHVVTEAVHERAPKVARPIGLGGWRGYVVGALFVAAATLGAWGLDVAFDRVDLGMIFLAAVLAAGVLHGLRPALAAATVAFFIYNYLFLEPRYSLAIGAPTDFITLVVFWAVALASGGLAGRVRDQALGSQRRAAAVATLLAASRTLSAATGRDAVARALAEQVSAAAGGRSMVLLPQGEEIVPVAGSPDLEALDAAQMAAARWAWEKGEAAGFGTGTLPQARWTFWPLEGARSRTGVAGVEAGVAPPGSDPERLVLALLEQGAVALERSQLASEALEAETLRRADRFRSALMNSVSHDLRTPLSTVLGASTTLIEYGDRMKAAVRDDLLLSIREEAERLSRYVANLLDMTRLEGGGLKLRTDWTDVRDVLNAAAERVSRRLGGRVLSRDYPGTLTMVQADASLLEQVIVNILENAIAYSDPGSRIEIAAYEDRANVVISVEDEGRGVPTAELERIFDKFRRLEEPSDRHQGAGQGAGLGLAIAKGFVDAMGGRIAAASPIHDGRGARMLISLPKTIATPRDLL, encoded by the coding sequence TTGCCGGCGGACGAACGCTCTTCTCAGAAAGAACCTGGGCGTCCCGACCCCGAGGCGCTCCTGGCCGCCGCCAACAAGGCGCGCCGGGGGCGCCTCAAGGTGTTTCTGGGCATGGCCCCGGGCGTGGGCAAGACCTACGAGATGCTGCGCGCCGCCCGCCGTCGCAAGGCCGAAGGCGTCGACGTGCTGATCGGCGTCGTCGAAACCCATGGTCGGCGCGAGACCGAGAGCCTGCTGCGCGGCATGGAGGTCCTGCCACGCAAGCCGATCGAGCATCGCGGCCGCGTCCAGATGGAGTTCGACATCGACGCGGCCCTGGCGCGCAAGCCCAGGATCCTGCTGGTCGACGAATACGCCCACTCCAACGCCGTGGGTTCGCGCCATCCCAAGCGCTGGCAGGATGTCGAGGAGCTGCTGGCCGCCGGCGTCGATGTCTGGACCACCCTGAACGTCCAGCACCTGGAGAGCCTGGTCGACGTCGTCCAGCGCATCACCGGCGTGCGCCAGAGGGAGACGGTGCCCGACAGCGCGCTCTCCCGCGCGGACGCGATCGAGCTGGTCGACATCACGCCCGAAGAGCTGCGCGAGCGCATGGCGGCGGGCAAGGTCTATGTGCCCGAGACCGCGCGACTGGCGGCCGACAACTTCTTCAAGGTCGAGAACCTCACGGCGCTGCGCGAGCTGGCCCTGCGCCGCGCGGCCCAGACGGTGGACGACCAGTTGGTCGCCGCCATGCGCGAGAAGGGCGTCGAAGGACCGTGGGCGGCGGGCGAGCGGATCCTGGTTCTGGTCAGCGGCGACGCCATGGCCGGTTCGCTGGTCCGGGCCGGTCGACGCCTCTCCGACATGATGATGGACGCGCCCTGGATTGTGGCCCACGTCGAGCGCACCGATCGACCGGCGGCGGGCGAGGGGAGCGCGGCCCGCCTGGGCGAAGCCTATCGTCTGGCCGAGCAGCTGGGCGGAACCACGGTGGCGCTGACGGGGGGAGACATCGTCGCCACCGTCATGGCCTATGCCCGGCGCCACAACGTCACCCAGATCGTCATCGGCAAGACGGTCGAGAGTCGTTGGCGCGAACTGCTGGGCCGTTCGCTGGCCACCGCCCTGTTGCGCGAGGCGCGCGGCGTGGCGGTGCATGTCGTCACCGAGGCGGTCCACGAGCGAGCGCCCAAGGTCGCCAGGCCGATCGGCCTGGGCGGCTGGCGGGGCTATGTCGTCGGCGCGCTGTTCGTGGCGGCCGCGACCCTGGGCGCCTGGGGGTTGGACGTCGCCTTCGATCGCGTCGATCTTGGGATGATCTTCCTGGCGGCCGTGCTGGCCGCGGGCGTGCTGCACGGTCTGAGGCCGGCGCTGGCGGCCGCCACGGTCGCGTTCTTCATCTATAACTACCTGTTCCTGGAGCCGCGCTACAGCCTGGCGATCGGCGCGCCGACCGACTTCATCACCCTGGTCGTCTTCTGGGCCGTGGCCTTGGCTTCGGGCGGCCTGGCCGGTCGGGTGCGCGATCAGGCGCTGGGCTCGCAGCGTCGCGCCGCCGCCGTGGCGACCCTGCTGGCGGCCAGCCGCACCCTGTCGGCCGCCACCGGTCGGGACGCCGTCGCCCGGGCGCTGGCCGAACAGGTTTCGGCGGCAGCCGGCGGCCGATCGATGGTGCTGCTGCCCCAGGGCGAAGAAATCGTCCCGGTCGCCGGCTCGCCCGACCTGGAGGCGCTGGACGCCGCCCAGATGGCCGCGGCGCGCTGGGCCTGGGAGAAGGGTGAGGCGGCGGGCTTCGGCACGGGCACCTTGCCTCAAGCCCGCTGGACCTTCTGGCCGCTGGAGGGCGCGCGATCCCGGACTGGCGTGGCCGGCGTCGAGGCCGGCGTCGCGCCGCCGGGCTCCGATCCCGAGCGGCTGGTTCTGGCGCTGCTGGAGCAGGGGGCGGTGGCGCTGGAGCGTTCGCAGCTGGCTTCCGAAGCGCTGGAAGCCGAAACCCTGCGCCGCGCCGATCGCTTCCGCTCGGCGCTGATGAACTCGGTCAGCCACGACCTGCGCACGCCGCTCTCGACGGTGCTGGGCGCGTCCACGACGCTGATCGAGTACGGCGACCGAATGAAGGCGGCGGTTCGCGACGACCTGCTGCTCAGTATCCGCGAGGAAGCCGAACGCCTCAGCCGCTATGTCGCCAATCTGCTGGACATGACCCGACTGGAGGGCGGCGGGCTGAAGCTGCGGACCGACTGGACCGACGTCCGCGACGTCCTGAACGCCGCCGCCGAGCGGGTGTCGCGCCGTCTGGGCGGCCGCGTGCTGTCGCGTGACTATCCGGGAACTCTGACCATGGTCCAGGCGGACGCGAGCCTTCTGGAGCAAGTCATTGTCAATATTCTGGAAAATGCCATCGCCTACAGCGATCCTGGCAGCCGGATCGAGATCGCGGCCTACGAGGATCGCGCCAATGTCGTGATCAGCGTCGAGGACGAGGGCAGGGGCGTCCCGACCGCCGAACTGGAGCGGATCTTCGACAAGTTCCGTCGCCTGGAGGAGCCCAGCGACCGTCACCAGGGCGCGGGCCAAGGGGCGGGTTTGGGCCTGGCCATCGCCAAGGGTTTCGTCGACGCCATGGGCGGCCGGATCGCCGCCGCCAGTCCGATCCATGACGGGCGTGGCGCGCGGATGCTGATCAGCCTGCCCAAGACCATCGCCACGCCGCGCGATCTGCTATGA
- the kdpC gene encoding potassium-transporting ATPase subunit KdpC: MLSHLRPALVSMGLFTALLGVAYPLAVTGVAQAAFPVQANGSLVRDAGGKVVGSALIGQTFAKSEYFHGRPSAAGNGYDASASSGSNMGPLNDKLIAREKTDAAALRAENPGAVIPADAVTSSASGLDPDISPANARFQAPRVARERGVPVGQVTALVDAQVQQPLLGFIGQPRVNVLTLNRALDARFPKGG; this comes from the coding sequence ATGCTTTCGCATCTTCGCCCCGCCCTGGTTTCCATGGGCCTGTTCACCGCGCTGCTGGGCGTGGCCTATCCGCTGGCCGTCACCGGCGTCGCCCAGGCGGCGTTCCCCGTGCAGGCCAACGGCAGCCTGGTCCGCGACGCCGGCGGCAAGGTCGTCGGCTCCGCCCTGATCGGCCAGACCTTCGCCAAGTCGGAATATTTCCACGGCCGCCCGTCGGCCGCCGGCAACGGCTATGACGCCAGCGCGTCCAGCGGCTCGAACATGGGGCCGCTGAACGACAAGCTGATCGCGCGCGAGAAGACCGACGCGGCCGCCCTGCGCGCCGAAAATCCCGGCGCGGTCATCCCGGCCGACGCGGTGACGTCCTCGGCCTCGGGCCTGGATCCCGACATCTCGCCGGCCAACGCCCGCTTTCAGGCGCCGCGCGTGGCTCGCGAACGCGGCGTTCCGGTCGGCCAGGTGACGGCGCTTGTCGACGCTCAGGTGCAGCAGCCGCTCCTGGGCTTCATCGGCCAACCGCGCGTCAATGTGTTGACGCTCAACCGGGCGCTCGACGCCCGCTTCCCGAAGGGCGGATAG
- a CDS encoding winged helix-turn-helix domain-containing protein yields the protein MTAVRQRILVIDDEPQIHRFLGPALDAAGYEPLRADSGQEGLRGVALWSPDAVVLDLGLPDMDGKDVLEKARAFYDGPILILSARDREIEKIEALDRGANDYVEKPFGVGELLARLRAALRQSGRAQAPSGPIRAGEVEIDLDKRRVTRAGEAVKLSPREYDVLIRLALGHGKVLTHKELLTAVWGPAHAQDTQYLRVFIGQLRQKLETDPATPKLLQTEPGVGYRFVGDDA from the coding sequence ATGACCGCCGTTCGCCAGCGCATCCTCGTCATCGACGACGAGCCGCAGATCCACCGGTTCCTGGGACCGGCCCTGGACGCCGCGGGTTACGAGCCGCTGCGGGCCGACAGCGGCCAGGAAGGCCTGCGCGGCGTGGCGCTATGGTCGCCGGACGCCGTGGTGCTGGATCTGGGCCTGCCGGACATGGACGGCAAGGACGTTCTGGAAAAGGCGCGCGCCTTCTATGACGGCCCGATCCTGATCCTGTCGGCCCGCGATCGCGAGATCGAGAAGATCGAGGCGCTGGATCGCGGCGCCAACGACTATGTCGAAAAACCTTTTGGTGTCGGCGAGTTGCTGGCGCGTCTTCGCGCCGCCCTGCGCCAGAGCGGACGCGCGCAAGCGCCGAGTGGTCCGATCCGCGCGGGCGAGGTCGAGATCGACCTGGACAAGCGCCGCGTCACGCGGGCCGGTGAGGCCGTTAAGCTGTCGCCGCGCGAATACGACGTCCTGATCCGCCTGGCGCTGGGCCACGGCAAGGTCCTGACCCACAAGGAGCTGCTGACCGCCGTCTGGGGGCCGGCTCACGCCCAGGACACGCAGTATCTGCGGGTCTTCATTGGCCAGCTGCGCCAGAAGCTGGAGACCGATCCGGCGACGCCCAAGCTGCTGCAGACCGAGCCGGGCGTCGGCTATCGCTTCGTGGGCGACGACGCCTAG
- the kdpB gene encoding potassium-transporting ATPase subunit KdpB, with protein MTSLDIHAGEGRRALAGGLSGAVLARAAKDSFLKLDPRKLTGNPVIFATWIVALLSTVSAVAAVAGHQAAGFAIQVALWLWATVLFANLAESVAEGRGKAAADSLRATRVTTKAKLIIDPTTGTWIPTPAHKLGMGEVILVEAGDVIPTDGEIIEGMASVNEAAITGESAPVIRESGGDRSAVTGGTTVVSDWIKVRVTAEAGSTFLDRMIAMVEGADRRKTPNEIALAVLLAGLTLIFLIAVVTLLGLGKFSGVALDPLVLGALFITLIPTTIGGLLSAVGIAGMDRLLKVNVLATSGRAVEAAGDVDTLLLDKTGTITFGNRMATEVIPAPGVRPEAAMRAALMASLADETPEGRSIIELARNQGLTVEIPAGATAIPFTAQTRQSGLDIPQENGDVRSWRKGAVDAVYRSLALDPKTVAAELTAAVDRIARSGGTPLAVSEGGALVGVIHLKDVVKPGVKERFADLRRMGLRTVMITGDNPVTAAAIASEAGVDDFLAEATPEDKLRLIREEQGKGRLVAMCGDGANDAPALAQADVGVAMQTGAQAAREAGNMVDLDSDPTKVIEIVEVGKQMLITRGALTTFSIANDVAKYFAIIPAMFVASLPALGALNVMRLHSPQSAILSAVIFNALVIVALIPLALKGVKYRAIGAGKLLSRNLTLYGIGGLIAPFVGIKLIDLVVSALGLA; from the coding sequence ATGACTTCTCTAGACATCCACGCTGGCGAGGGCCGACGCGCCCTGGCCGGCGGCCTCTCCGGGGCCGTCCTGGCCCGGGCGGCCAAGGACAGCTTCCTCAAGCTGGACCCGCGCAAGCTGACCGGCAATCCGGTGATCTTCGCCACCTGGATCGTGGCCCTGCTGTCGACCGTTTCGGCCGTCGCGGCAGTCGCCGGGCACCAGGCGGCGGGCTTCGCCATCCAGGTCGCCCTGTGGCTCTGGGCCACCGTTCTGTTCGCCAACCTGGCCGAAAGCGTCGCCGAAGGGCGGGGCAAGGCGGCGGCCGACAGCCTGCGCGCTACTCGCGTGACCACCAAGGCCAAGCTGATCATCGACCCGACCACGGGCACCTGGATTCCGACCCCGGCCCACAAGCTGGGCATGGGCGAGGTGATCCTGGTCGAGGCCGGCGACGTGATCCCGACCGATGGCGAGATCATCGAGGGCATGGCCAGCGTCAACGAGGCGGCGATCACCGGCGAGAGCGCGCCGGTGATCCGCGAAAGCGGTGGCGACCGTTCGGCCGTCACCGGCGGCACCACGGTCGTCTCCGACTGGATCAAGGTCCGGGTCACGGCCGAGGCCGGTTCGACCTTCCTCGACCGCATGATCGCCATGGTCGAGGGCGCCGACCGCCGCAAGACGCCGAACGAGATCGCCCTGGCCGTGCTGCTGGCCGGGCTCACCTTGATCTTCCTGATCGCGGTCGTGACCCTGCTGGGTCTGGGCAAGTTCTCGGGCGTGGCCCTGGATCCCCTGGTGCTGGGCGCGCTGTTCATCACGCTCATTCCGACGACGATCGGCGGCCTTCTGTCCGCCGTCGGCATCGCCGGCATGGATCGCCTGCTTAAGGTCAACGTCCTGGCTACCTCGGGCCGCGCCGTGGAAGCGGCCGGCGACGTCGACACCCTGCTGCTGGACAAGACCGGCACCATCACCTTCGGCAACCGCATGGCCACCGAGGTGATCCCGGCCCCCGGCGTGCGTCCGGAGGCGGCGATGCGCGCGGCGCTGATGGCCTCGCTGGCCGACGAGACCCCGGAAGGCCGGTCGATCATCGAACTGGCGCGCAACCAGGGCCTGACCGTCGAGATCCCGGCCGGCGCCACGGCCATTCCGTTCACCGCCCAGACCCGCCAGTCCGGTCTGGACATTCCCCAAGAGAACGGGGATGTCCGCAGCTGGCGCAAGGGCGCGGTCGACGCGGTCTACCGTTCCCTGGCTCTGGATCCCAAGACCGTGGCCGCCGAACTGACAGCCGCCGTCGACCGCATCGCCCGTTCGGGCGGCACGCCGCTGGCGGTCAGCGAGGGCGGCGCCCTGGTCGGCGTCATCCACCTGAAGGACGTCGTCAAGCCGGGCGTCAAGGAGCGCTTCGCGGACCTGCGCCGGATGGGCCTGCGCACGGTAATGATCACCGGCGACAACCCGGTGACCGCCGCCGCCATCGCCTCGGAGGCCGGCGTCGACGACTTCCTCGCCGAGGCCACCCCTGAGGACAAGCTGCGGCTGATCCGGGAAGAGCAGGGCAAGGGTCGCCTGGTGGCCATGTGTGGCGACGGCGCCAACGACGCGCCCGCCCTGGCCCAGGCCGATGTCGGCGTCGCCATGCAGACCGGCGCCCAGGCCGCCCGCGAGGCCGGCAACATGGTCGACCTCGACAGCGACCCGACCAAGGTCATCGAGATCGTCGAGGTCGGCAAGCAGATGCTCATCACCCGCGGCGCCCTGACGACCTTCTCGATCGCCAACGACGTGGCCAAGTACTTCGCCATCATCCCGGCGATGTTCGTGGCCTCGCTGCCGGCCTTGGGCGCGCTGAACGTCATGCGCCTGCACAGCCCGCAAAGCGCCATCCTGTCGGCGGTGATCTTCAACGCCCTGGTGATCGTCGCCCTGATCCCGCTGGCCCTGAAGGGCGTGAAATACCGCGCCATCGGCGCCGGCAAGCTGCTCTCCCGCAACCTGACCCTCTACGGGATCGGCGGCCTGATCGCGCCCTTCGTGGGCATCAAGCTCATCGACCTCGTGGTCTCGGCCCTGGGCCTGGCCTAA
- a CDS encoding TonB-dependent receptor codes for MIRTAFNRSTTSWLAIAVALAATPAAAQATLQLRDVEVETTSAASNLGPAGLSAHIVDHDAAARRTASSSDVTEILRATPGVAAQGAGGFSSLPSIRGLGEDKVIVTVDGAPVDMACPNFMNPPLSYVDPLTLDVVLVIKGVSPVSFGGDNIGGVIAARSADPKFAEPGKTLFSGEASAFYRSNDDAVGGAMQATVANDLWSVAYAGSGAKARNYRGGDGDGRVRATEYAKTSHALTIGRRTGVGLFTVKGSLDYSPYEGFPNQWMDMTLNRSWALTGRYQGAFAWGALEVTAYHRDVRHKMNFLDDKGGDADGGMPMDTWVKSSGVTAKADIALDARQTLRVGGEFHHQALDDSWPAVAGSMMMGPNTYLNVNDGRRDRFGVFAELDTHWTDKLSSVIGVRHDAVSMNTGDVQPYSTGMMSMKDAMAAQAFNAADHKHDDGNLGATALLRYAPTDGVTLEAGYARKAQSPNLYQLYAWGRGAMSSQMIGWYGDGNGYVGNLGLKPQKADTFSGAVQFAGGGEDGWRVKIEPFYTRVADFIDARKIADLTNMMGMPSGFVQLQFVNVDAEFRGVDVSAQAPLWSSAAFGRARIEATLSALHGENRATGAPLYRQMPLNGRIALQHAKGPWTSAVELELVADKDRVDPVRNERKTAAYQLLNVRTAYQWKTMTLSLAVENLANQSYDLPLGGVSLGDYGATGALRQTPAGAARSTSG; via the coding sequence ATGATCCGCACCGCCTTCAACCGCTCCACGACCTCCTGGCTGGCCATCGCCGTCGCCCTGGCGGCGACGCCCGCCGCCGCACAGGCCACGCTGCAACTACGCGACGTCGAGGTCGAGACCACGTCCGCCGCGTCGAACCTCGGCCCGGCCGGACTGTCCGCGCACATCGTCGACCATGACGCCGCCGCGCGCAGAACGGCGTCATCCAGCGACGTGACCGAGATCCTGCGCGCCACGCCCGGCGTCGCCGCCCAGGGTGCTGGCGGCTTTTCCAGCCTGCCGTCGATCCGGGGCCTGGGCGAAGACAAGGTGATCGTCACCGTCGACGGCGCGCCGGTAGACATGGCCTGCCCCAACTTCATGAACCCGCCGTTGTCCTACGTCGATCCGCTGACCCTGGACGTCGTCCTGGTGATCAAGGGCGTCTCGCCGGTCAGCTTCGGCGGCGACAATATCGGCGGCGTGATCGCCGCGCGTTCGGCCGATCCCAAGTTCGCCGAGCCGGGCAAGACGCTGTTCTCCGGAGAGGCCTCGGCCTTCTACCGCAGCAATGACGACGCCGTGGGTGGCGCGATGCAGGCCACCGTCGCCAACGACCTCTGGAGCGTCGCCTACGCGGGTTCTGGCGCCAAGGCCCGGAACTATCGCGGCGGCGACGGCGATGGCCGGGTGCGCGCCACCGAATACGCCAAGACCAGCCATGCGCTGACGATCGGCCGTCGGACCGGCGTCGGCCTGTTCACGGTCAAGGGCAGCCTGGACTACTCGCCCTATGAGGGCTTTCCGAACCAGTGGATGGACATGACCCTGAACCGGTCCTGGGCGCTGACCGGCCGCTATCAGGGCGCGTTCGCCTGGGGCGCGCTGGAGGTCACCGCCTATCACCGCGACGTCCGCCACAAGATGAACTTCCTGGACGACAAGGGCGGCGACGCCGACGGCGGCATGCCCATGGACACCTGGGTCAAGTCCAGCGGCGTCACGGCCAAGGCCGACATTGCCCTGGACGCCCGCCAGACCCTTCGGGTCGGCGGCGAGTTCCACCACCAGGCCTTGGACGACAGCTGGCCGGCCGTGGCCGGCAGCATGATGATGGGTCCCAACACCTATCTGAACGTCAACGATGGCCGCCGCGACCGTTTCGGCGTGTTCGCCGAACTGGACACGCACTGGACCGACAAGCTGTCCAGCGTGATCGGCGTGCGTCACGACGCGGTGTCGATGAACACCGGCGACGTGCAGCCCTACTCCACCGGCATGATGAGCATGAAGGACGCCATGGCGGCCCAGGCCTTCAACGCCGCCGACCACAAGCACGATGACGGCAATTTGGGCGCGACCGCCCTGCTCCGCTATGCGCCGACCGACGGCGTGACGCTGGAAGCCGGCTACGCCCGCAAGGCTCAGTCGCCGAACCTCTACCAGCTGTACGCCTGGGGCCGCGGGGCCATGTCCAGCCAGATGATCGGCTGGTACGGCGACGGCAACGGCTATGTCGGCAACCTGGGCCTGAAGCCCCAGAAGGCCGACACCTTCAGCGGCGCGGTCCAGTTCGCCGGCGGCGGCGAGGACGGCTGGCGGGTGAAGATCGAGCCGTTCTACACGCGGGTCGCCGACTTCATCGACGCCCGCAAGATCGCCGACCTGACCAACATGATGGGCATGCCCAGCGGCTTCGTGCAGCTGCAGTTCGTCAATGTCGACGCCGAGTTCCGGGGCGTCGACGTCTCGGCCCAGGCGCCGTTGTGGTCTAGCGCCGCCTTCGGCCGGGCGCGGATCGAGGCGACGCTCAGCGCCCTGCATGGCGAAAACCGCGCCACGGGCGCGCCACTCTATCGCCAGATGCCCTTGAACGGCCGGATCGCCCTGCAGCATGCGAAGGGCCCCTGGACCAGCGCGGTCGAGCTGGAGCTGGTCGCCGACAAGGATCGCGTCGATCCCGTCCGCAACGAGCGCAAGACGGCGGCCTACCAGCTGCTGAACGTCCGCACGGCCTATCAGTGGAAGACGATGACGCTCAGCCTGGCGGTCGAGAACCTGGCCAACCAGAGCTACGACCTGCCGCTGGGCGGGGTCTCGCTGGGCGACTATGGCGCGACCGGCGCGCTGCGCCAGACCCCGGCCGGGGCCGCTCGGTCGACGTCGGGCTGA